Proteins encoded by one window of Streptococcus suis S735:
- a CDS encoding CapA family protein — translation MERRANYIRRKRYASYRTKMHLFFICGLATIILAIIIVSEHLVPRLNQASESMHSDNSVRIMAHGDLLYHLPILRGAEQPDGSYDFSENFTYVKPWIEQADFAIADFEGTISPDIELAGYPLFNAPAIVANNIHDAGYDLVDLAHNHILDSHLSGLISTVNTFRDAGVDTVGVYAEGNRATAPLYIREVNGIRIAVLAYAYGFNGMEALLSQEEYDAYLSDFDKEKMRAEIERAEKEADITIVMPQTGVEYQLEPTEEQTSLYHQMIDWGADIVLGGHPHVVEPTEILEKDGQRKLIIYSMGNFLSNQRIESMEDTPNAQWTERGVLMDLTIQKENGQTSIQTAQAHPTWVNRLSKGTYSTDGYEQFSYQTYILEDWVAGGRYYGQLDLDTQARVDTAYQEMKDFVNLVW, via the coding sequence ATGGAGAGAAGGGCGAACTATATTCGCAGAAAACGATATGCGTCCTATCGGACAAAGATGCATTTGTTTTTTATTTGTGGCTTAGCGACTATTATCTTGGCGATTATTATTGTAAGCGAGCACCTAGTTCCTAGGCTGAATCAGGCCTCAGAATCAATGCACTCAGATAATTCTGTTCGCATCATGGCTCATGGGGATTTGCTCTATCACTTGCCTATTCTTCGAGGAGCAGAACAGCCAGATGGAAGTTACGATTTTTCTGAGAATTTTACCTACGTAAAGCCCTGGATAGAACAGGCTGATTTCGCTATCGCAGACTTTGAAGGGACCATTTCTCCAGATATCGAATTAGCAGGTTACCCACTTTTTAATGCGCCTGCCATTGTCGCCAACAATATCCATGATGCAGGCTACGATTTGGTGGACTTAGCCCACAATCATATCTTGGACTCACATCTATCAGGGCTGATTTCCACTGTCAATACATTTAGAGATGCAGGTGTGGATACAGTCGGTGTCTACGCCGAAGGCAATCGGGCAACTGCACCACTCTACATTCGGGAAGTCAATGGTATCCGTATAGCTGTCCTAGCCTATGCTTACGGTTTCAATGGGATGGAGGCTTTGCTGAGTCAGGAGGAATATGATGCCTATTTATCGGATTTTGATAAAGAAAAGATGCGGGCAGAGATTGAGCGAGCTGAGAAAGAGGCAGATATTACCATCGTCATGCCTCAGACGGGTGTAGAATACCAGTTGGAGCCTACGGAGGAACAGACCAGTTTGTACCATCAAATGATTGATTGGGGAGCAGACATCGTTCTTGGTGGGCATCCGCATGTAGTCGAGCCGACGGAAATTCTTGAGAAAGATGGTCAGAGAAAATTAATCATCTATTCTATGGGGAATTTTCTATCCAATCAGCGTATCGAAAGTATGGAAGATACCCCAAATGCCCAGTGGACAGAAAGAGGTGTCTTGATGGACCTTACTATTCAGAAAGAGAATGGGCAAACAAGTATTCAAACGGCTCAAGCCCATCCAACCTGGGTCAATCGCCTTTCAAAAGGGACTTATTCAACAGATGGATACGAACAATTTTCCTACCAGACTTACATTTTGGAAGACTGGGTCGCTGGTGGTCGATACTATGGACAATTGGATCTAGATACACAGGCGCGTGTGGATACAGCCTATCAAGAAATGAAAGACTTTGTCAATTTGGTATGGTGA
- a CDS encoding Cof-type HAD-IIB family hydrolase encodes MIVRLIATDMDGTFLDGQGNFDRERFSRVLDQLDQKKIPFVIASGNGIGRLLQLCQGFEDRLIFVADNGAHVYQNGKTVIRRAIQQVEVEAILHFFKGRWADVCLMLSNDGNIYMQAGAGMPFAGTDLPIELAQMAAFQNRVTYLDNLSAYPVSESIHKVGLWVPEARVESITEAFNQGFHGQLVAVTSGYGSVDILPQGIHKAWGLEQVLTGLDIEPEQVMAFGDSDNDIELLSYVGYSYAMENATDKVKAVAKYMAPSHLEAGVLQVIEEYIL; translated from the coding sequence ATGATAGTTCGATTAATTGCAACAGACATGGATGGGACCTTTTTAGATGGTCAGGGGAATTTTGATAGAGAGCGATTTTCACGGGTCTTGGATCAACTAGATCAGAAAAAGATTCCTTTTGTTATCGCTAGTGGTAATGGAATTGGGCGATTACTACAATTATGCCAAGGATTTGAAGACAGATTAATCTTTGTAGCGGATAATGGAGCCCATGTGTATCAAAATGGCAAGACAGTAATTCGTCGGGCTATTCAGCAAGTGGAAGTCGAAGCAATACTGCATTTTTTCAAAGGCCGTTGGGCGGATGTATGTCTGATGTTGTCGAACGATGGAAATATTTATATGCAGGCTGGGGCAGGTATGCCGTTTGCAGGAACTGATTTGCCAATAGAACTAGCTCAGATGGCTGCCTTCCAAAATCGTGTGACATATTTAGACAACCTTAGTGCCTATCCAGTTTCAGAGTCAATACACAAGGTTGGTCTCTGGGTTCCTGAAGCGCGTGTAGAATCGATAACGGAAGCCTTTAATCAGGGTTTTCACGGTCAGTTGGTGGCTGTAACCAGTGGTTATGGTTCCGTTGACATTCTACCGCAGGGTATCCATAAGGCTTGGGGCTTGGAACAGGTTTTGACCGGTCTAGATATCGAACCTGAACAGGTAATGGCCTTCGGTGATTCAGACAATGATATTGAGTTATTGTCCTATGTTGGGTATTCCTATGCCATGGAAAATGCGACAGACAAGGTCAAGGCGGTTGCCAAATACATGGCTCCAAGCCATTTGGAAGCTGGTGTGCTTCAGGTCATTGAAGAATATATCTTATAA
- a CDS encoding ABC transporter permease produces the protein MKKYISLYLYNIKVYMMAQMSFRVDFFIGLFSSLIEQIVYLIFLNILFGNIKEIAGFNYGQMLFIYGIATVGRSIHLIFFDNLWMFGSRYIRQGEFERLLLMPVNPLFQLICERIQPQGIGTTLIGSLALVQASNELGMEWSLGKLALLIFIAICIGLLYAAIQLGPTALAFWIVESFPLTMGIFALNQMAQYPLNIYPKIIQILLIFVFPYAFTAYFPALYFLDLSMWGLALPLVVVVLFSINYNLFRYGMTKFTSVGN, from the coding sequence ATGAAGAAATATATCAGCCTCTATCTCTATAACATCAAGGTCTACATGATGGCCCAGATGTCCTTTCGGGTGGACTTCTTCATCGGGCTTTTCTCCTCTTTGATTGAACAAATTGTCTACCTGATTTTCCTCAATATTCTCTTTGGAAATATCAAGGAAATCGCTGGTTTCAACTACGGTCAAATGCTTTTTATCTATGGAATAGCGACCGTCGGACGCTCCATTCACCTGATATTCTTTGACAATCTCTGGATGTTTGGCAGTCGCTACATCCGACAAGGCGAATTTGAACGCCTCCTCCTCATGCCTGTGAACCCACTTTTTCAACTTATCTGTGAACGAATCCAGCCACAAGGAATCGGAACAACCCTCATCGGTTCCCTTGCACTAGTCCAAGCTTCAAATGAGCTAGGCATGGAATGGAGTCTTGGAAAACTAGCCTTACTAATCTTTATTGCCATTTGTATCGGCCTACTCTATGCAGCCATTCAGCTCGGTCCAACTGCTCTAGCATTTTGGATTGTGGAATCATTTCCTTTGACTATGGGAATTTTCGCCCTCAATCAGATGGCTCAATACCCACTCAATATCTATCCAAAAATCATTCAAATCCTGCTGATTTTTGTTTTCCCCTACGCCTTTACCGCCTACTTCCCTGCTCTCTACTTCCTAGACTTGTCTATGTGGGGACTGGCGTTGCCTCTGGTGGTAGTGGTCCTATTTTCCATCAATTATAACCTCTTCCGCTATGGTATGACCAAGTTCACCAGCGTTGGAAATTAA
- a CDS encoding ABC transporter permease, which produces MRKYLYMTRLTMMNAMQYKAFFLATFVSLAVKILVALYVWKTIFFTQSEVNGFTLQTFTTYIIFANLLASLNSFSLGEDLSYSILKGSIAGEFLRPYSFILALFFKDLGNKLLELIKFAIVFIGILLVHQDFYLPDGKTILLFLVSSILGMFIVQLLDMAFGFLAFFTVNAWGVMLLRMGLFNLASGALLPLSFYPQAVENFLKLLPYNYAVNVPVSILLGQESDLTALGLQVIWIPILACFIAALWSQAKRRIVIFGG; this is translated from the coding sequence ATGCGTAAATATCTCTACATGACCCGCCTGACCATGATGAATGCTATGCAGTATAAGGCTTTCTTTCTAGCGACCTTCGTTTCACTGGCAGTGAAGATTTTGGTAGCTCTCTATGTCTGGAAAACCATTTTCTTCACTCAATCAGAAGTCAATGGCTTTACCCTACAAACCTTTACTACATATATCATCTTTGCTAATCTACTAGCCAGTTTAAATTCTTTCTCACTCGGAGAAGATTTATCCTACAGCATTTTAAAAGGAAGCATTGCTGGAGAATTTCTCAGACCCTATTCCTTTATCCTAGCTCTCTTTTTCAAAGACCTTGGAAATAAGCTCTTGGAACTGATAAAATTTGCTATCGTATTTATCGGCATCTTACTTGTTCATCAGGATTTTTATCTACCTGACGGAAAAACTATTTTGCTCTTTCTAGTCAGCTCCATCCTAGGGATGTTTATCGTTCAATTACTGGATATGGCTTTTGGCTTCTTAGCATTTTTTACGGTCAATGCCTGGGGAGTCATGCTTCTGAGAATGGGACTTTTCAATCTAGCTTCTGGAGCGCTTTTGCCACTCAGCTTCTATCCACAGGCTGTGGAAAACTTTTTGAAGCTCCTTCCCTATAATTATGCGGTTAACGTTCCAGTTTCCATTTTATTGGGACAGGAAAGCGATCTAACTGCTTTGGGATTGCAAGTTATATGGATACCCATCCTAGCCTGCTTCATTGCTGCTCTTTGGTCCCAAGCCAAGCGTCGTATTGTCATTTTTGGAGGTTAA
- a CDS encoding ABC transporter ATP-binding protein has protein sequence MIQAEHLSKTYSIIDKEVGLKGSIKAFFKPKKKSIPAVQDISLQVGKGKIIGYIGSNGSGKSTTIKMLTGVLFPDQGQVRINGLNPQENRKAVNKQIGVLFGQKSHLDWNLPVQESFILHAKIYDVPDKVFKERLAVLIELLDLADIMKQPIRNLSLGQRVRCEFAAIFIHQPAVVFLDEPTIGLDASVKETIRSFIRYMNQEYQTTFLITSHDMKDIESLCERIFIIDKGKKVYDGSLTVLKERFSTVKTILFSTEKPIEKDLQLEGWEFIRKDDFHFEIHYQSKVWTSAQVIEQVFNHYSIEDVTMKELEIETMVRQIYEEGIHA, from the coding sequence ATGATTCAGGCAGAACATCTTTCAAAAACCTATTCAATCATTGATAAGGAAGTCGGTCTAAAAGGCTCTATCAAGGCCTTTTTCAAGCCAAAGAAAAAGTCAATCCCTGCTGTTCAAGACATTTCCTTACAGGTAGGAAAAGGAAAAATCATCGGCTATATCGGCTCCAACGGTTCTGGTAAATCCACCACCATCAAAATGCTTACTGGAGTCCTCTTCCCAGACCAAGGACAGGTTCGTATCAACGGACTCAATCCACAAGAAAACCGCAAAGCTGTCAATAAGCAAATCGGCGTTCTCTTTGGACAAAAATCTCACTTGGATTGGAACTTACCTGTCCAAGAATCTTTTATCCTTCACGCAAAAATTTATGATGTTCCAGATAAGGTATTCAAAGAGCGATTGGCTGTCTTGATTGAGCTATTGGACTTGGCTGATATTATGAAGCAACCAATCCGTAATCTGTCACTCGGCCAACGAGTTCGCTGTGAATTTGCGGCTATCTTTATCCACCAGCCTGCCGTTGTTTTTTTGGACGAACCAACCATCGGCTTGGATGCCAGCGTCAAGGAGACCATTCGCTCCTTCATCCGCTATATGAATCAAGAATACCAGACCACCTTTTTGATTACTTCCCATGATATGAAGGACATCGAGAGCCTCTGTGAGCGGATTTTTATCATTGATAAGGGCAAGAAGGTCTACGATGGTTCACTGACCGTCCTCAAAGAACGCTTTTCCACAGTCAAGACCATTCTCTTCTCCACAGAAAAACCAATTGAAAAAGATTTGCAATTGGAGGGCTGGGAATTTATTCGTAAAGATGATTTTCACTTTGAAATCCACTACCAAAGCAAGGTCTGGACCAGCGCCCAGGTGATTGAGCAAGTTTTCAATCATTATTCAATTGAAGATGTCACCATGAAGGAATTGGAAATTGAAACCATGGTCCGTCAGATTTATGAGGAGGGTATCCATGCGTAA
- a CDS encoding TetR/AcrR family transcriptional regulator, which produces MRTDSRKERTRQAILEAMVTCLESQGFNDITTTHLAQTAGISRSSFYTHYKDKYELIDSYQQGLFHKLEAIFDHYDGNRQSSFLEIFELLYREKLLSALLTHNGTQEIQNFLINKVRLLVANDLAERLGKENLSQLEKEYSSIYFSHAFFGIMQVWIKNGKQESPQYMTDFLIKMLP; this is translated from the coding sequence ATGAGAACAGATAGTCGGAAAGAACGAACTCGACAGGCAATTTTAGAAGCCATGGTAACCTGCCTGGAATCACAAGGATTTAATGACATTACAACAACACACCTAGCCCAGACTGCTGGTATCAGTCGTTCCAGTTTTTATACCCATTATAAGGATAAATATGAATTAATCGACTCCTATCAACAGGGACTTTTTCACAAATTAGAGGCTATATTTGACCATTATGATGGCAATCGCCAATCATCATTTTTAGAAATTTTCGAGTTGCTCTATCGTGAAAAATTGCTTTCTGCCCTACTGACCCATAACGGAACTCAAGAAATCCAAAATTTTCTTATCAATAAAGTCCGACTTCTTGTTGCCAATGATTTAGCGGAGCGCTTAGGAAAAGAGAATTTATCACAACTGGAAAAAGAATACAGCAGCATCTATTTTTCACATGCCTTCTTCGGTATCATGCAGGTATGGATTAAAAATGGTAAGCAAGAATCTCCTCAATATATGACCGATTTTCTAATAAAAATGTTACCTTAA
- a CDS encoding YhgE/Pip domain-containing protein: MLQKVKNIFKKPMTLITILGIACVPALYNISFLTSMWDPYGRLDQLPVAVVNQDQSASFQDKTLTIGDDMVDNMKESKSLDFHFVSEKNAEKGLEEGDYYMVITLPEDLSEKATSLLTNQPEPITISYQTSKGHSFVASKMGESAMEKLKTSVSETITKTYTTAVFDSMREIQTGMIEAADGSQKLTNGASQLESGSQTLSNGLTTLTTSGQVLVTGANQLATGVVSYTDGVNQAATGSQTLSSGLTIYTNGVASLVSGAEQLNANSSQLITGVGQLQSGASQVEQLVTGANQLQAGLEQLANSTSLSAEQSSQIQALLTGLPQLQVAINQLNDSLSSIGGLAVDNSTLSSLLTEMGAQAQGLLTAAQADKTASIEALQTTATYQNLTADQQAELVGALQNSPSATATVAQTILDQLSQLSQTLSSLQSLSGMATQMNQLQSAVGQINTAANQALPGATTAIESLSSGLSQVNTALNQQVLPGTQTLTSGVSQLQTQLSSGASQLMFGVTAYTAGVAQLAAGGAQLVANNSSIQSGGGQLTSGLATLASNSSQLVSGSEQLASGSQQLIAGADQLASGGQALTSGISSLRTGSETLTNSLSSASQQLSVVSVEDKNAQAVSQPVTLEHSDQDDVKTNGVGMAPYMVSVALMVAALSANVIFVKHIDNRSYKNRWDWAKGKLLLNGIIASLAAVILYGVLRLIGIEPAHPMATLGIILLASWTFMALVTALVGWNNRFGSFASLIILLLQLGSSAGTYPIELSPRFFQVIQPYLPMTYSVSSLRQTISMVGNSSHQVWMLSLFLVGFMGLGLLIYNQKDE; encoded by the coding sequence ATGTTACAAAAAGTAAAGAATATTTTCAAAAAACCAATGACCTTGATTACCATTCTAGGTATTGCCTGTGTCCCAGCTTTGTATAATATTAGTTTTCTAACTTCTATGTGGGATCCATACGGCCGACTAGACCAGCTGCCTGTAGCAGTTGTCAATCAAGACCAGTCGGCGAGCTTTCAAGATAAAACCCTCACAATTGGTGATGATATGGTGGACAATATGAAAGAGAGCAAAAGTCTGGATTTCCACTTTGTATCAGAAAAGAATGCGGAGAAAGGCTTGGAAGAAGGGGACTACTATATGGTCATCACTCTACCAGAAGATTTATCAGAAAAAGCAACCAGTCTCTTGACGAATCAGCCTGAACCGATAACGATTTCTTATCAAACCTCCAAAGGTCATAGCTTTGTTGCTTCTAAGATGGGCGAATCAGCTATGGAGAAATTAAAGACATCTGTTTCAGAGACAATTACCAAAACCTACACGACTGCCGTTTTTGATAGTATGAGAGAAATTCAAACCGGCATGATCGAGGCGGCAGATGGTAGCCAAAAATTAACAAATGGAGCTAGTCAATTGGAGTCAGGCAGCCAAACACTTTCAAATGGACTGACTACTTTAACGACTTCGGGTCAAGTACTCGTGACAGGAGCAAACCAATTGGCCACCGGAGTTGTGTCTTATACAGATGGAGTCAATCAGGCTGCAACAGGCAGTCAAACACTGTCCAGTGGCTTAACGATTTACACAAATGGGGTAGCGAGTCTTGTTTCAGGTGCGGAGCAATTAAATGCCAATTCCTCTCAGCTCATCACTGGGGTGGGACAATTGCAATCAGGAGCAAGCCAGGTTGAACAACTTGTAACGGGAGCCAATCAATTGCAGGCAGGCTTGGAACAACTCGCTAATTCAACTAGTTTGTCTGCTGAACAGTCTAGTCAGATACAAGCACTCTTGACAGGGCTTCCACAGTTGCAGGTGGCTATCAATCAATTAAATGACAGCCTATCAAGTATCGGAGGACTTGCAGTTGATAACTCTACTCTATCTAGCCTCTTGACGGAGATGGGGGCTCAGGCTCAAGGCTTGTTGACAGCAGCCCAAGCTGATAAAACAGCCAGCATCGAAGCCTTGCAAACCACGGCTACCTATCAAAACTTGACAGCTGATCAGCAAGCTGAATTGGTTGGTGCCCTCCAAAATTCACCTTCGGCAACAGCGACAGTAGCCCAAACGATTTTGGATCAATTGTCTCAGCTCAGTCAAACCCTTTCTAGCCTACAAAGTCTTTCTGGCATGGCAACACAAATGAACCAGCTACAATCAGCTGTCGGTCAGATTAACACGGCTGCCAATCAAGCATTGCCAGGAGCTACAACAGCCATTGAAAGCCTATCAAGTGGCTTGAGTCAGGTCAACACAGCTTTGAACCAGCAAGTTCTACCAGGAACTCAAACCTTGACGAGTGGTGTGAGTCAACTTCAAACGCAACTGTCAAGCGGAGCGAGTCAACTCATGTTTGGAGTAACAGCCTATACCGCAGGTGTTGCTCAATTAGCAGCAGGTGGAGCCCAGTTGGTTGCGAATAATAGTAGTATCCAATCTGGGGGTGGCCAGCTAACATCAGGATTGGCAACCTTGGCATCCAACTCCAGTCAACTTGTCAGCGGTTCAGAACAACTGGCTTCTGGTAGTCAGCAATTAATTGCTGGTGCGGATCAATTAGCTAGTGGTGGCCAAGCCTTGACAAGCGGTATTTCTAGTCTTCGTACAGGTAGTGAGACCCTAACGAATTCACTCAGCTCAGCCAGTCAACAACTATCAGTCGTCTCTGTAGAAGACAAAAATGCACAAGCAGTTTCTCAACCAGTCACCTTGGAACACAGTGACCAAGATGATGTGAAGACCAACGGTGTCGGAATGGCTCCTTACATGGTATCAGTCGCACTGATGGTTGCAGCCTTATCAGCGAATGTTATTTTTGTCAAACACATTGATAATCGCTCCTACAAGAATCGTTGGGACTGGGCCAAAGGAAAACTCTTGCTCAATGGTATCATTGCCAGCCTAGCAGCAGTGATTCTGTACGGTGTTCTTCGCTTGATTGGAATCGAACCAGCTCATCCAATGGCAACCTTGGGAATAATCCTCTTAGCCTCTTGGACCTTCATGGCCCTCGTTACAGCCTTGGTGGGCTGGAACAATCGTTTCGGATCCTTCGCAAGTTTAATTATCTTGTTACTACAGCTTGGATCAAGCGCAGGTACCTATCCAATTGAACTCAGCCCACGCTTCTTCCAAGTCATTCAGCCCTATCTTCCAATGACCTATTCTGTTTCAAGTCTTCGTCAAACCATTTCTATGGTTGGAAATAGTAGTCATCAAGTTTGGATGCTAAGTCTCTTCTTAGTAGGCTTTATGGGACTAGGTCTCTTGATTTATAATCAAAAAGATGAATAA
- a CDS encoding DUF4097 family beta strand repeat-containing protein, translating into MKKKLTIAIIIGFVSLIAGLILAGIGFFTGGITRLEEVAAPTEVHKTFTDLNTIKIDFIPHSVYIKESSDNNYHVTYANSDNNIQNPLKLSEKDGVLTLSAQELEFAIEGIMQYLGESLAQRRINVFSVTIEVPKGKTLDKLEGHNLHFYDFGGFTIENIHIKEANLSGGVTLDKVTIDSGQIEAGYFQATQSTLKDMHINLQGSSVRLYETSLENVTIEGYSQLDSRQTTLLGDNRFTPSDTYSSTTFLDVTDKSLADSNLLITNQIDKKKLVEAQGYYYEDGNDLGEMVNQDPYLKERLGEVGIFTSDKYTKFPVKTENDLQTLTLENKGSKNKLTIEATNATINLGTPK; encoded by the coding sequence ATGAAAAAGAAACTTACCATCGCCATTATTATCGGCTTTGTCAGCCTGATTGCAGGCTTAATTCTAGCTGGCATTGGATTTTTCACCGGAGGCATAACCCGCTTAGAAGAGGTTGCTGCTCCGACGGAAGTCCATAAGACCTTCACAGATTTGAATACCATTAAAATTGATTTTATCCCCCACAGCGTCTACATCAAAGAGTCTAGTGATAACAACTATCATGTGACCTATGCCAACTCCGACAACAATATCCAAAACCCTCTAAAACTCAGTGAGAAAGACGGCGTCTTAACCCTCTCTGCACAGGAACTAGAATTTGCCATTGAGGGAATCATGCAGTATCTGGGAGAAAGCTTGGCCCAGCGTCGTATCAATGTCTTCTCCGTCACCATTGAAGTGCCTAAAGGGAAGACACTGGATAAATTAGAGGGACACAATCTCCACTTCTATGATTTTGGCGGTTTCACGATTGAGAATATCCATATCAAAGAGGCAAATCTGTCTGGTGGTGTCACTCTTGACAAGGTGACTATTGACAGCGGTCAGATTGAAGCAGGCTACTTCCAAGCGACACAATCCACTCTAAAAGATATGCACATCAACCTACAGGGAAGCAGCGTCCGCCTGTATGAAACCAGTTTGGAAAATGTGACCATCGAGGGCTATAGCCAGCTGGATAGCAGACAAACGACTCTTCTTGGCGATAATCGTTTCACTCCATCCGACACCTACTCCTCTACGACATTTTTGGATGTGACGGACAAGAGCCTGGCAGATAGCAACTTGCTCATCACCAACCAGATCGACAAGAAAAAATTAGTAGAAGCCCAAGGTTACTACTATGAAGATGGGAATGATTTGGGAGAGATGGTTAACCAAGACCCTTACTTAAAAGAGCGACTAGGGGAAGTCGGTATTTTCACTAGCGATAAGTACACCAAATTCCCTGTCAAGACTGAAAACGATCTACAGACCCTAACCCTAGAAAACAAAGGTAGCAAGAACAAACTGACCATTGAAGCCACCAATGCGACAATCAATTTAGGGACCCCCAAATAA
- a CDS encoding DUF1700 domain-containing protein, producing MTRTEYMEQLEKYLKKLPHKEYFEAISFFNEYFDEAGPERETEIIEELGSPKEAASELINNMLNKQIQEEKDQQEPIQLNWKLWVGLGALSMTGLFSFFLLFIMGEFIGVIPLFATLILGAFFLGRYFRNFSQTKRTLWLAILAVISLPIAIPLLLILLASLLGLVALILALIVGAFVLGVGLLTSGGYLIWEAFSLMSEGFNIFLMGFGSGLSLIGGAILIYILTGFFAYWSWRLVKACFKWILKRGKRA from the coding sequence ATGACAAGAACTGAATATATGGAGCAGTTAGAAAAATATCTCAAAAAACTGCCCCACAAAGAATACTTTGAAGCCATCAGCTTCTTTAATGAGTATTTTGACGAGGCTGGACCAGAGCGTGAAACAGAAATTATAGAAGAACTTGGTTCCCCAAAAGAAGCTGCCAGCGAACTCATTAACAACATGCTCAACAAGCAAATCCAGGAGGAGAAGGATCAACAAGAACCTATTCAACTCAACTGGAAACTCTGGGTTGGTCTGGGAGCCTTAAGTATGACAGGTCTCTTCTCTTTCTTCCTACTCTTTATCATGGGAGAGTTTATCGGAGTCATTCCTCTGTTTGCGACTCTTATCCTCGGCGCTTTTTTCCTCGGTCGCTACTTCCGTAATTTTAGCCAAACAAAACGAACGCTCTGGTTGGCTATCCTAGCTGTCATTTCCCTGCCTATCGCCATTCCACTTTTGCTCATTCTCCTAGCTAGTCTATTGGGATTGGTGGCGCTCATCTTGGCCCTCATTGTCGGTGCCTTTGTTTTGGGTGTCGGACTTCTCACCAGCGGTGGCTATCTAATTTGGGAAGCCTTTAGCCTTATGTCAGAAGGTTTCAATATCTTCCTCATGGGGTTTGGGTCAGGTTTGTCTTTGATTGGCGGAGCTATTCTCATCTACATCTTGACTGGATTTTTTGCCTACTGGTCTTGGCGACTGGTCAAGGCTTGCTTCAAATGGATTTTGAAACGAGGTAAACGAGCATGA
- a CDS encoding PadR family transcriptional regulator has translation MHFPVPAVLTEFLIMAILESDDSYGYEICQTIKLIANIKESALYPILKRLEQNDFLTTYSQEYQGRMRKYYSLTQLGHEELVRLKDDWDTYTNTINGIIEGSVRHDKN, from the coding sequence ATGCATTTTCCAGTCCCCGCAGTGCTGACAGAATTTCTCATCATGGCTATTTTGGAATCCGATGATTCTTATGGCTATGAAATCTGTCAGACCATTAAATTAATTGCCAACATCAAGGAGTCCGCCCTCTATCCCATCCTAAAACGATTGGAGCAAAATGACTTTTTGACTACTTATTCCCAAGAATATCAGGGTCGTATGCGAAAGTATTATAGCCTAACTCAGTTAGGTCACGAAGAATTGGTCCGACTCAAAGATGACTGGGATACCTATACAAACACGATAAACGGCATCATAGAAGGGAGCGTCCGCCATGACAAGAACTGA
- a CDS encoding LrgB family protein: MTELFSNPIFGIMLSIAAYLIGMLIYRRFPHPITTPLLVATGLIIVFLKMTGISYKEYYAGGSYLNMLIVPSTVALGIPLYRSFHLMKHHIRSILLGIFVACIVNTVFTALIAKWFGMDFFLAISLFPKSVTTAMAVGITDKMQGIATVTLVVVVATGILTSVLGPVFLKLLKIEDPVAVGLALGGTGHAIGTGTAIKCGHTQGAMAGLAIGITGIMYVVISPIVAQIILQ; this comes from the coding sequence ATGACTGAACTTTTTTCCAATCCTATTTTTGGTATTATGTTATCAATTGCAGCATATTTAATTGGAATGCTGATTTATCGGAGATTTCCTCATCCAATCACAACCCCACTGTTGGTAGCTACAGGATTGATTATTGTCTTTTTAAAAATGACAGGTATTTCCTATAAGGAATATTATGCAGGAGGGTCCTATCTAAATATGCTTATTGTGCCTTCAACAGTAGCTCTGGGTATTCCTTTGTATCGTTCTTTCCATCTAATGAAACATCACATTCGAAGTATTCTTTTGGGAATTTTTGTTGCCTGTATTGTCAATACTGTCTTTACTGCCCTAATTGCAAAATGGTTTGGGATGGATTTTTTTCTAGCAATCTCTCTTTTTCCAAAATCAGTCACCACTGCTATGGCTGTTGGTATTACTGATAAAATGCAAGGAATAGCAACAGTTACTCTTGTAGTCGTTGTTGCAACAGGAATTCTGACAAGTGTTCTTGGTCCAGTCTTTTTAAAGCTACTAAAAATTGAAGACCCGGTAGCTGTTGGTCTTGCTTTGGGAGGAACAGGACATGCCATTGGAACGGGTACAGCGATAAAATGTGGACATACACAAGGAGCGATGGCTGGCTTGGCTATTGGGATTACAGGCATCATGTATGTGGTGATTAGTCCAATAGTTGCGCAGATTATCTTACAATAA